A genomic region of Pseudomonas sp. KU43P contains the following coding sequences:
- a CDS encoding GNAT family N-acetyltransferase, translating to MSHEIRDALACDVPGILEIYNDAVCNTTAIWNETPVDLANRQAWFEARAQQGYPILVVVDETGVLGYASFGDWRPFEGFRHTVEHSVYIRGDQRGKGLGPQLMAALIERARACGKHVMVAAIESGNAASVRLHERQGFVVTGQMPQVGVKFGRWLDLTFMQLVLNPGAEPSS from the coding sequence ATGAGCCACGAAATCCGCGACGCCCTGGCCTGCGATGTACCGGGCATCCTCGAGATCTATAACGACGCGGTGTGCAACACCACGGCGATCTGGAACGAAACCCCGGTGGACCTGGCCAACCGCCAGGCCTGGTTCGAGGCGCGGGCGCAGCAGGGTTATCCGATCCTGGTGGTGGTGGATGAGACGGGTGTGCTGGGCTATGCCTCGTTTGGCGACTGGCGGCCGTTCGAGGGGTTTCGCCATACCGTGGAGCACTCGGTGTATATCCGTGGCGACCAGCGTGGCAAGGGGCTGGGGCCGCAGTTGATGGCGGCGCTGATCGAGCGGGCACGTGCCTGCGGCAAGCATGTGATGGTCGCTGCCATCGAGAGCGGCAATGCGGCGTCGGTGCGCCTGCATGAGCGGCAGGGGTTCGTGGTGACTGGACAGATGCCGCAGGTAGGGGTGAAGTTTGGGCGGTGGTTGGATCTGACCTTCATGCAGTTGGTGCTGAACCCAGGAGCCGAGCCATCTAGCTGA
- a CDS encoding triacylglycerol lipase — protein MGQELATRYPLVLVPGMLGFVRVLLYPYWFGIVPALRKGGARVFPVQVSPLHASEVRGEQLLAIIEDICERTGASKVNLIGHSQGALDARYAAARRPERIASVTSVAGPNHGSELADHLQRVAPGDSPQGRILKAVLHGLALLLVWLETGWRRDPLPVDVHASHQSLTSEGVALFNQAYPQGLPDTWGGEGPSEVNGVRYYSWSGTLQPGLTDQGRNRFDGSNRFCRLFARSFVKEKGHCDGMVGRFSSHLGQVIGDDYPLDHLDIVNQSLGAVGKGAEPVRLFIEHAARLKAAGL, from the coding sequence ATGGGACAGGAATTGGCCACGCGATACCCGCTGGTGCTGGTACCGGGAATGCTCGGCTTCGTCAGGGTGCTGCTCTATCCCTACTGGTTCGGTATCGTGCCGGCCTTGCGCAAGGGCGGGGCGCGGGTGTTCCCCGTGCAGGTTTCGCCGTTGCACGCCAGCGAGGTGCGCGGTGAGCAGTTGCTGGCGATCATCGAAGACATCTGTGAGCGCACCGGCGCCAGCAAGGTCAACCTGATCGGCCACAGCCAAGGTGCCCTGGATGCCCGTTACGCCGCTGCCAGAAGGCCTGAGCGGATCGCCTCGGTGACTTCGGTGGCCGGGCCCAACCACGGTTCGGAACTGGCTGACCATCTGCAACGTGTCGCGCCGGGTGACTCACCCCAGGGACGTATCTTGAAGGCCGTGCTGCACGGTCTGGCGTTGTTGCTGGTGTGGCTGGAAACCGGCTGGCGGCGTGACCCGCTGCCAGTCGACGTACATGCCTCGCACCAGTCCCTGACCAGCGAAGGCGTGGCGCTGTTCAACCAGGCTTATCCGCAGGGCTTGCCCGATACCTGGGGAGGGGAAGGGCCCAGCGAGGTCAACGGCGTTCGCTACTACTCCTGGTCAGGCACCCTGCAGCCCGGGCTTACCGACCAGGGACGCAACCGCTTCGACGGCAGCAATCGCTTCTGCCGCCTGTTCGCGCGCAGCTTCGTCAAGGAAAAGGGCCACTGCGACGGCATGGTCGGGCGCTTCAGTTCGCATCTGGGCCAGGTGATCGGTGACGACTACCCGCTCGACCACCTGGACATCGTCAACCAGTCGCTCGGTGCCGTGGGCAAGGGCGCCGAACCGGTTCGCCTGTTCATCGAGCATGCTGCCCGGCTCAAGGCTGCGGGGCTGTAG
- a CDS encoding bacterioferritin, with protein sequence MSNVELTDVQTLRKRARQHVEQGAVTEGYQADRKEILRLLNESLATELVCVLRYKRHYFMASGIKASVAAEEFLEHATQEAEHADKLAERIVQLGGEPDFNPDNLTKNSHAQYVAGSTLKEMVLEDLVAERIAIDSYREIIQYIGDTDPTTRRIFEDILAQEEEHADDMSDLLQGL encoded by the coding sequence ATGAGCAACGTTGAACTGACCGATGTGCAAACCCTGCGCAAGCGTGCCCGCCAGCATGTGGAACAAGGGGCCGTGACCGAGGGTTACCAGGCTGATAGAAAGGAAATCCTGCGCCTGCTGAACGAATCGCTGGCCACCGAGCTGGTCTGCGTGTTGCGCTACAAGCGCCACTACTTCATGGCCAGCGGGATCAAGGCGAGTGTCGCGGCCGAGGAGTTCCTCGAGCATGCCACCCAGGAAGCCGAGCACGCCGACAAGCTGGCCGAACGCATCGTGCAGCTGGGGGGTGAGCCTGACTTCAACCCGGACAACCTGACCAAGAACTCCCACGCCCAGTATGTGGCAGGCAGTACGCTGAAGGAGATGGTACTGGAGGACCTGGTGGCCGAGCGCATCGCAATCGACAGCTACCGGGAGATCATCCAGTACATCGGCGATACCGACCCGACTACGCGGCGTATCTTCGAAGACATCCTGGCGCAGGAAGAAGAGCACGCGGACGATATGTCCGATCTGCTGCAGGGGTTGTAA
- a CDS encoding DMT family transporter — MNYLFPLTAILIWAGNTVVTKLSAGAIHPAEIGFYRWLLAGLLFTPFLLPKVWRNRAAIRPNLGKVFVLGVLGMALYQSLAYFAAGITSATNMGIILSLMPLMSLALSIAWLGQRLTFGALFGALVSFYGVLEVVSAGNPDALLEQGLNSGDLLMLVATLAYALYSFLLKKWQLRLPPLQLLYLQVLVAIVVLLPLFLISEKTGLNTHNVGLVLYACVLASMVAPLVWMQAVHRLGPSRTTLFFNLLPLVTALIAAGVLDEQLASYHLIGGLLTLAGVVLAERWTTPVRRLATAPQP, encoded by the coding sequence ATGAATTACCTATTCCCCCTTACCGCCATCCTCATCTGGGCCGGCAATACCGTGGTCACCAAGCTGTCCGCCGGTGCCATCCACCCCGCCGAGATCGGCTTCTACCGCTGGCTGCTGGCCGGCCTGCTGTTCACCCCGTTCCTGCTGCCGAAGGTGTGGCGCAACCGTGCTGCAATTCGCCCGAACCTGGGCAAGGTCTTCGTCCTCGGCGTACTGGGCATGGCGCTGTACCAGAGCCTGGCGTATTTCGCCGCCGGCATCACCAGTGCCACCAACATGGGCATCATCCTCTCGCTGATGCCGCTGATGTCGCTGGCCCTGTCGATCGCCTGGCTCGGCCAGCGCCTGACCTTCGGCGCCTTGTTCGGTGCATTGGTGTCGTTCTACGGAGTGCTCGAAGTGGTATCTGCCGGCAACCCTGACGCGCTGCTCGAACAGGGCCTGAACAGCGGCGACCTGCTGATGCTGGTGGCCACTCTGGCCTACGCGCTGTACAGCTTCCTGTTGAAGAAATGGCAACTGCGCCTGCCGCCCTTGCAGTTGCTGTACCTGCAGGTGCTGGTGGCCATCGTGGTGTTGTTGCCGCTGTTCCTGATCTCGGAGAAGACTGGCCTGAATACCCACAATGTCGGCCTGGTGCTATATGCCTGCGTGCTCGCCTCGATGGTTGCACCGCTGGTGTGGATGCAGGCCGTGCACCGGCTGGGGCCTAGCCGCACTACGCTGTTCTTCAACCTGCTGCCGCTGGTGACCGCGCTGATCGCCGCTGGTGTACTCGACGAGCAACTGGCCAGCTACCACCTTATCGGCGGCCTGCTGACCCTGGCCGGCGTGGTCCTCGCCGAACGCTGGACCACCCCCGTGCGCCGCCTGGCTACAGCCCCGCAGCCTTGA
- the urtC gene encoding urea ABC transporter permease subunit UrtC: MNQPLLVTASQKAGPRLTLAIGTVVVLLLLAMALLSLLPAGHALQVSAYTLTLVGKILCYAIVALALDLVWGYAGLLSLGHGLFFALGGYAMGMYLMRQAAGDGLPGFMTFLSWSELPWYWAGTQHFAWAMCLVVLAPGLLALVFGFFAFRSRIKGVYFSIMTQALTFAGMLLFFRNETGFGGNNGFTSFRTILGFDIASQGTRAVLFLLTVGLLLASLYLCWRLTRSKFGRLLTAVRDAENRLMFCGYDPRGFKLLVWVLSAVLCGLAGALYVPQVGIINPSEMSPTNSIEAAVWVALGGRGTLIGPLLGAGLVNGMKSWFTVAFPEFWLFFLGALFILVTLYLPKGVVGLLKKRSQP; encoded by the coding sequence ATGAACCAGCCACTGCTTGTCACTGCTTCGCAAAAAGCCGGGCCGCGCCTGACCTTGGCCATCGGCACTGTCGTGGTGCTGCTGTTGCTGGCCATGGCGCTGTTGTCGCTGTTACCGGCAGGCCATGCACTGCAGGTGTCGGCCTATACCCTGACGCTGGTCGGCAAGATCCTCTGCTACGCCATCGTCGCGCTCGCCCTGGACCTGGTCTGGGGGTATGCCGGGCTGTTGTCGCTGGGCCACGGCCTGTTCTTCGCCCTGGGCGGCTACGCCATGGGCATGTACCTGATGCGCCAGGCTGCCGGCGATGGGTTACCGGGGTTCATGACCTTCCTGTCATGGAGCGAATTGCCCTGGTACTGGGCCGGCACCCAGCACTTTGCCTGGGCCATGTGCCTGGTGGTGCTGGCGCCCGGCTTGCTGGCGCTGGTGTTCGGCTTCTTCGCCTTCCGTTCGCGGATCAAGGGCGTGTACTTCTCGATCATGACCCAGGCCCTGACCTTCGCCGGCATGCTGCTGTTCTTCCGCAACGAAACCGGCTTTGGCGGCAACAACGGCTTCACCAGCTTTCGCACCATCCTCGGCTTCGACATTGCCTCGCAGGGCACGCGGGCCGTGCTGTTCCTGCTCACCGTCGGCCTGCTGCTGGCCAGCCTGTACCTGTGCTGGCGCCTGACCCGAAGCAAGTTCGGCCGGCTGCTCACCGCCGTGCGCGACGCCGAGAACCGCCTGATGTTCTGCGGCTACGACCCGCGCGGGTTCAAGCTGCTGGTGTGGGTGCTCAGCGCCGTGCTGTGCGGCCTGGCCGGGGCGCTGTACGTGCCGCAGGTGGGCATCATCAACCCCAGCGAGATGTCGCCGACCAACTCCATCGAAGCCGCCGTGTGGGTGGCCCTGGGTGGGCGCGGCACGCTGATCGGCCCGCTGCTCGGCGCGGGCCTGGTCAACGGCATGAAGAGCTGGTTCACCGTGGCCTTCCCGGAGTTCTGGCTGTTCTTCCTCGGGGCGCTGTTCATTCTCGTCACCCTGTACCTGCCCAAGGGCGTGGTCGGCCTGCTGAAGAAAAGGAGCCAGCCATGA
- a CDS encoding Hsp70 family protein produces the protein MSDVSPARALGIDFGTSNSTVGWHRPGNESLVALEDGKITLPSVVFFNIEERRPVYGRLALHEYLEGYEGRLMRSLKSLLGSKLIKHDTSVLGSALPFKDLLGMFIGELKKRAEADAGREFDQVVLGRPVFFVDEDPAADQEAEDTLAEVARKIGFKDVSFQYEPIAAAFDYESSISREELVLIVDIGGGTSDFTLIRLSPERHRVAERQSDILATGGVHIGGTDFDKQLSLQGVMPLFGYGSRMKSGALMPTSYHLNLATWHTINALYSQKSQLALGSMRYDIEDTLGIDRLFKLIEQRAGHWLAMEVEASKIDLTEQQSRRIDLGRVERELGVDLTRAVFEGAIEGLLERVRGSVTELMGKAGVGHGQVDTVFFTGGSSGIPALRNSVAAMLPNARHVEGNIFGSIGSGLAIEARKRYGAV, from the coding sequence ATGTCTGACGTATCCCCGGCCCGCGCCCTGGGCATCGATTTCGGCACATCCAACTCCACGGTCGGCTGGCACCGCCCCGGCAACGAGTCGCTGGTCGCCCTGGAAGACGGCAAGATCACCCTGCCCTCGGTGGTCTTCTTCAATATCGAAGAGCGTCGCCCGGTGTATGGCCGTTTGGCGCTGCATGAGTACCTCGAAGGCTACGAAGGCCGCCTGATGCGCTCGCTGAAAAGCCTGCTGGGCTCCAAGCTGATTAAGCATGACACCAGCGTGCTGGGCAGCGCCCTGCCGTTCAAGGACCTGCTGGGCATGTTCATCGGCGAGCTGAAAAAGCGCGCCGAGGCCGATGCGGGCCGCGAATTCGACCAGGTGGTGCTGGGCCGCCCGGTGTTCTTCGTCGACGAAGATCCGGCCGCCGACCAGGAAGCCGAGGACACCCTGGCCGAGGTGGCCCGCAAGATCGGTTTCAAGGACGTGTCGTTCCAGTACGAGCCGATCGCTGCGGCCTTCGACTACGAGTCGAGCATCAGCCGTGAAGAACTGGTGCTCATCGTCGATATCGGCGGTGGTACTTCGGACTTTACCCTGATTCGCCTGTCGCCGGAGCGCCATCGGGTAGCCGAGCGCCAGAGCGACATCCTCGCCACCGGCGGCGTGCACATCGGCGGTACCGACTTCGACAAGCAACTGAGCCTGCAGGGCGTGATGCCACTGTTCGGTTACGGCAGCCGGATGAAGAGCGGTGCGCTGATGCCCACCAGCTACCACCTCAACCTGGCCACCTGGCACACCATCAATGCCCTGTATTCGCAGAAGTCGCAACTGGCACTGGGCAGCATGCGCTACGACATCGAGGATACGCTTGGCATCGACCGCCTGTTCAAGCTGATCGAGCAGCGCGCCGGGCACTGGCTGGCGATGGAAGTGGAGGCCAGCAAGATCGATCTGACCGAGCAGCAGAGCCGCCGCATCGACCTCGGACGGGTCGAGCGTGAACTGGGCGTGGACCTGACCAGAGCGGTGTTCGAAGGTGCCATCGAAGGGTTGCTGGAGCGCGTGCGTGGCAGCGTGACCGAACTGATGGGCAAGGCCGGTGTGGGCCATGGGCAGGTGGATACGGTGTTCTTCACCGGTGGTTCCAGTGGCATTCCGGCGCTGCGCAACAGCGTGGCGGCGATGCTGCCCAATGCACGGCATGTGGAAGGCAATATCTTTGGCAGCATCGGTAGCGGGTTGGCGATCGAGGCGCGCAAGCGTTACGGGGCGGTCTGA
- the cbpA gene encoding curved DNA-binding protein yields the protein MDFKDYYKILGVEPTADEKAIKAAYRKLARKYHPDVSKERDAEEKFKEANEAYEVLGDAQKRAEFDEIRKYGGQHGRPFQAPPGWESRGGGGGFEGGDFSDFFSSIFGARGGNPFGGARQQRSAGRRGQDVELELAIFLEETLSKESKQISFQVPQTNAAGQRTGFTTKTLNVKIPAGVTDGERIRLKGQGAPGVGGGANGDLFLTIRMAPHPLFDVEGHDLIITVPLAPWEAALGTKVAVPTLDGKINLTIRPDSQSGQRLRVPGKGLANKQGERGNLYAQLKVVMPPASDASARELWTQLSEKAAFNPRTQWSK from the coding sequence ATGGACTTCAAAGACTACTACAAGATACTCGGCGTAGAGCCCACGGCGGACGAGAAGGCGATCAAAGCCGCGTACCGCAAGCTGGCGCGCAAGTATCACCCCGATGTCAGCAAGGAGCGCGACGCCGAGGAGAAATTCAAGGAGGCCAACGAGGCCTACGAGGTGCTGGGCGATGCCCAGAAGCGCGCCGAATTCGACGAAATCCGCAAGTACGGCGGCCAGCATGGTCGGCCGTTCCAGGCCCCACCAGGCTGGGAAAGCCGTGGCGGTGGCGGCGGCTTCGAGGGCGGCGACTTCTCCGACTTCTTCAGCTCTATCTTCGGCGCCCGTGGCGGCAACCCCTTCGGTGGCGCCCGGCAACAACGCAGTGCCGGCAGGCGAGGGCAGGACGTGGAACTGGAACTGGCAATCTTCCTTGAAGAAACCCTGAGCAAGGAATCCAAGCAGATCAGCTTCCAGGTGCCGCAAACCAACGCCGCCGGCCAGCGCACCGGCTTCACCACCAAGACCCTGAACGTGAAGATTCCGGCCGGGGTGACCGATGGCGAGCGGATCCGGCTGAAGGGCCAGGGTGCGCCAGGGGTAGGCGGCGGGGCCAATGGCGACCTGTTCCTGACCATCCGCATGGCACCGCACCCGCTGTTCGATGTCGAAGGTCATGACTTGATCATTACCGTGCCGCTGGCCCCGTGGGAAGCGGCGCTGGGCACCAAGGTGGCGGTGCCGACCCTGGACGGCAAGATCAACCTGACCATCCGGCCCGACAGCCAGAGTGGCCAGCGCCTGCGCGTACCGGGCAAGGGCTTGGCGAATAAGCAAGGCGAGCGCGGCAACCTCTATGCACAACTCAAGGTGGTGATGCCGCCTGCATCCGACGCTTCAGCCCGCGAACTGTGGACGCAGCTCTCCGAGAAGGCTGCGTTCAACCCGAGGACACAATGGAGTAAGTGA
- a CDS encoding AraC family transcriptional regulator, protein MARKYLDIPQFDQLPAPVYFRHDEFGADTHSAPHRHAWGQLNYTAHGVMYLDVDGQRFLSPPHYAVWVPPGTEHGCYNPQAIVYRSVYLDRSLCADLPQQPCSLVISDILKAILGDFARRDLKVAQDERDQRLVQVLLDQLLLAPTQTCYLPFARSDGLRQVLDALGSEPGDNRPLAEWAAQVHVSERTLARQFLRELGISFGEWRLRLRFLRAIEALEAGQPIQAIAFDLGYSSASAFIAMFQRQAHCTPEQYRRQARAGV, encoded by the coding sequence ATGGCCCGCAAATACCTCGACATCCCCCAGTTCGACCAGCTCCCGGCACCGGTGTACTTCCGTCACGACGAGTTCGGCGCCGACACCCACAGCGCCCCGCATCGCCATGCCTGGGGCCAGCTCAACTACACCGCCCATGGCGTCATGTACCTGGACGTCGACGGCCAGCGCTTTCTCTCGCCTCCGCATTATGCGGTGTGGGTGCCGCCGGGCACCGAGCATGGCTGCTACAACCCTCAGGCCATCGTCTATCGCTCGGTCTACCTGGACCGCAGCCTGTGCGCCGACCTGCCGCAGCAGCCATGCAGCCTGGTGATCAGCGACATCCTCAAGGCCATCCTCGGCGACTTCGCCCGGCGCGACCTCAAGGTGGCTCAGGATGAGCGCGACCAGCGCCTGGTTCAGGTGCTGCTCGACCAGCTTTTGCTGGCGCCCACCCAGACCTGCTACCTGCCGTTCGCCCGCAGCGACGGCCTGCGCCAGGTGCTCGACGCGCTCGGCAGCGAGCCTGGCGATAACCGTCCGCTAGCTGAATGGGCGGCGCAGGTGCATGTCAGCGAACGGACCCTAGCGCGCCAGTTCCTGCGGGAACTGGGTATCAGCTTCGGCGAGTGGCGTCTGCGCCTGCGTTTTCTACGCGCCATCGAGGCCCTGGAGGCCGGCCAGCCGATTCAGGCCATTGCCTTCGACCTGGGCTACAGCAGCGCCTCGGCCTTCATCGCCATGTTCCAGCGCCAGGCCCACTGCACGCCGGAGCAATACCGCCGGCAGGCACGGGCAGGCGTGTAA
- a CDS encoding AI-2E family transporter: MTFTPRQITLASLIIVMAGLLLALPLKLLPSLLAGLLVFELVNMLTPRLQPLIAGQRARWLAVALLGTLVVSTLTLLIAGAFSFLLHEAENPGASLDKFMALVERARGQLPPFIEAYLPASAAEFKVAIGDWIKSHLSDLQLVGKGMAHMFVTLLIGMILGAIIALQRIPDISRRKPLAAALFERLNLLVQAFRNIVFAQIKISLLNTTFTGIFLAVVMPLFGVHLPLTKTLIVLTFLLGLLPVIGNLMSNTLITIVGMSLSIWVAAAALGYLIVIHKVEYFLNARIVGGQISAKAWELLLAMLVFEAAFGLPGVVAGPIYYAYLKSELKRAELV, from the coding sequence ATGACCTTCACCCCCCGCCAGATCACCCTTGCCAGCCTGATCATCGTGATGGCCGGCCTGCTCCTGGCCCTGCCCTTGAAGTTGCTGCCCAGCCTGCTGGCCGGCTTGCTGGTGTTCGAACTGGTCAACATGCTCACACCACGGCTGCAGCCGCTGATTGCCGGGCAGCGTGCGCGCTGGCTGGCGGTGGCGCTACTGGGCACGCTGGTGGTCAGTACCCTGACGTTGCTGATCGCTGGCGCGTTCAGCTTCCTGCTGCACGAGGCGGAAAACCCTGGCGCTTCGCTGGACAAGTTCATGGCGCTGGTGGAGCGTGCCCGTGGCCAGTTACCGCCGTTCATCGAAGCTTACCTGCCAGCCAGTGCGGCCGAGTTCAAGGTGGCTATCGGTGACTGGATCAAGAGCCACCTGAGCGACCTGCAACTGGTGGGCAAGGGCATGGCGCACATGTTCGTGACCTTGCTCATCGGCATGATTCTCGGGGCCATCATCGCCCTGCAGCGCATCCCCGACATTTCCCGGCGCAAGCCCTTGGCGGCGGCGTTGTTCGAGCGGCTGAACCTGCTGGTGCAGGCGTTTCGCAACATTGTGTTCGCGCAGATCAAGATCTCGCTGCTCAACACCACCTTCACCGGCATCTTCCTCGCGGTGGTGATGCCGCTGTTCGGCGTGCACCTGCCGCTGACCAAGACCCTGATCGTGCTGACCTTCCTGCTCGGGCTGTTGCCGGTGATCGGCAACCTGATGTCGAACACGCTGATCACTATCGTCGGCATGTCGCTGTCGATCTGGGTGGCGGCGGCGGCGCTGGGTTACCTGATCGTCATCCACAAGGTCGAGTACTTTCTCAACGCGCGGATCGTCGGTGGGCAGATCAGTGCCAAGGCCTGGGAGCTGTTGCTGGCGATGCTGGTGTTCGAGGCGGCGTTCGGCTTGCCGGGGGTTGTGGCGGGGCCGATCTATTACGCCTACCTGAAGAGTGAGTTGAAGCGGGCCGAGCTGGTTTGA
- a CDS encoding chaperone modulator CbpM, which translates to MSSTLIVQLDMRTLCQEADITADYVVEIVEHGIVEPSGRTPEDWLFDDQAPLVAKRAVKLHQELELEWEGVALALELLQEVQQLRSENSMLRQRLGRFTQM; encoded by the coding sequence ATGAGCAGCACCCTGATCGTTCAACTGGACATGCGCACCCTCTGCCAGGAAGCCGATATCACGGCCGACTACGTGGTCGAAATCGTCGAGCACGGCATTGTTGAACCTTCGGGGCGAACGCCGGAGGATTGGTTGTTCGATGATCAGGCGCCGTTGGTGGCCAAGCGTGCGGTGAAGCTGCACCAAGAGCTTGAGCTGGAATGGGAAGGGGTGGCGCTGGCGCTGGAGTTGCTGCAAGAAGTGCAGCAGTTGCGCAGTGAGAACAGCATGTTGAGGCAGCGGTTGGGGCGGTTTACCCAGATGTGA
- the osmE gene encoding osmotically-inducible lipoprotein OsmE, which produces MYKQTLAILLASATLAACGSRPENPVDYVTYRDEPLVKQVENGMTMQKVIAIGGSPSNVIDLPHGGTCNDYILNRDGQQQPYYVRFDATGHVDAKGFKTCKQREEDSEAVKDAKASVTP; this is translated from the coding sequence ATGTACAAGCAGACCCTGGCAATCCTTTTGGCAAGCGCCACCCTGGCCGCCTGCGGCAGCCGCCCGGAAAACCCGGTCGACTACGTCACCTATCGCGACGAACCACTGGTCAAGCAGGTGGAAAACGGCATGACCATGCAGAAGGTCATCGCGATCGGCGGCAGCCCGTCCAATGTCATCGACTTGCCGCACGGGGGCACCTGCAACGACTACATCCTCAACCGCGACGGCCAGCAACAGCCCTATTACGTGCGTTTCGACGCCACCGGCCATGTCGATGCCAAGGGCTTCAAGACATGCAAGCAACGAGAAGAGGACAGCGAAGCCGTAAAGGACGCCAAAGCCTCCGTCACACCTTGA
- the urtD gene encoding urea ABC transporter ATP-binding protein UrtD, with the protein MRGVPPVHPEFMLEPVFDNLGAGRDAIGLGSRREAGLDARHGTVLSLEDISVSFDGFKALNALNLYIGVGELRCIIGPNGAGKTTMMDVITGKTRPDTGSAFFGDTLDLTRMSEYQIAQAGIGRKFQKPTVFEALTVFENLELALKTDKSVWASLAARLSGEQRERIEQVLTTLRLLPLAQRQAGLLSHGQKQFLEIGMLLVQEPQLLLLDEPVAGMTDAETEFTAELFKGLAGKHSLMVVEHDMGFVGSIADHVTVLHQGSVLAEGSLEQVQADERVVEVYLGR; encoded by the coding sequence ATGAGAGGCGTGCCCCCTGTTCACCCGGAATTCATGCTCGAACCGGTCTTCGACAACCTCGGGGCCGGCCGCGATGCCATCGGCCTGGGCAGCCGCCGTGAAGCGGGCCTTGATGCGCGCCATGGCACGGTGCTGAGCCTGGAAGACATCAGCGTCAGCTTCGATGGCTTCAAGGCACTCAACGCGCTGAACCTCTACATCGGCGTGGGCGAACTGCGCTGCATCATTGGCCCCAACGGCGCCGGCAAGACCACGATGATGGACGTGATCACCGGCAAGACCCGCCCCGACACCGGCAGTGCGTTTTTCGGCGACACCCTCGACCTGACCCGCATGAGCGAATACCAGATCGCCCAGGCCGGCATCGGCCGCAAGTTCCAGAAGCCCACGGTGTTCGAAGCACTGACGGTGTTCGAAAACCTGGAGCTGGCACTGAAGACCGACAAGTCGGTGTGGGCCAGCCTGGCCGCGCGCTTGAGCGGCGAGCAGCGCGAACGTATCGAGCAGGTGTTGACTACCCTGCGCCTGCTGCCGCTGGCCCAACGCCAGGCCGGCCTGCTGTCCCACGGGCAGAAGCAGTTTCTGGAGATCGGCATGCTGTTGGTGCAGGAGCCGCAACTGCTGCTGCTCGACGAACCGGTGGCGGGCATGACCGATGCCGAGACCGAGTTCACCGCCGAGCTGTTCAAAGGGCTGGCGGGCAAGCACTCGCTGATGGTGGTGGAACATGACATGGGGTTTGTCGGCAGCATCGCCGACCATGTGACCGTGCTGCACCAGGGCAGTGTGCTGGCAGAGGGTTCGCTTGAGCAGGTGCAGGCGGATGAACGAGTGGTCGAGGTTTATCTAGGCCGCTGA
- the urtE gene encoding urea ABC transporter ATP-binding subunit UrtE gives MLKIDTLHQYYGGSHILRGLSFEAKVGEVTCLLGRNGVGKTTLLRCLMGLVPPREGSVEWEGKTITTLKPQQRVQAGIAYVPQGREIFPRLTVEENLLMGLSRFSAREAREVPAFIYELFPVLEQMKQRRGGDLSGGQQQQLAIGRALASRPRLLILDEPTEGIQPSVIKEIGAVIRRLAERGDMAILLVEQFYDFAEALADQYLVMARGEIIQRGRGENMQAEGVRGLVTI, from the coding sequence ATGCTGAAAATCGACACCCTGCACCAATATTACGGCGGCAGCCACATTTTGCGCGGCCTGTCCTTCGAGGCCAAGGTCGGCGAAGTCACCTGCCTGCTCGGGCGCAACGGCGTGGGCAAGACCACCCTGCTGCGCTGCCTGATGGGCCTGGTGCCGCCCCGCGAAGGCAGCGTCGAATGGGAAGGCAAAACCATCACCACGCTCAAACCGCAGCAACGGGTCCAGGCCGGCATCGCCTACGTCCCCCAAGGCCGCGAAATCTTCCCGCGCCTCACCGTCGAGGAAAACCTGCTGATGGGCCTGTCGCGCTTCTCGGCTCGGGAGGCCCGCGAAGTGCCGGCCTTCATCTATGAACTGTTCCCGGTGCTGGAACAGATGAAGCAGCGCCGTGGTGGCGACCTCTCCGGAGGCCAGCAACAACAGCTGGCCATCGGTCGCGCCCTGGCCAGCCGCCCGCGCCTGCTGATCCTCGACGAACCGACCGAGGGCATCCAGCCCTCGGTGATCAAGGAAATAGGCGCGGTCATTCGCCGCCTGGCCGAGCGCGGCGACATGGCCATCTTGCTGGTCGAGCAGTTCTACGATTTCGCCGAAGCGCTGGCCGACCAGTATCTGGTCATGGCCCGTGGCGAGATCATCCAGCGCGGGCGTGGTGAAAACATGCAGGCCGAAGGTGTGCGCGGGCTGGTAACCATTTAA
- a CDS encoding PsiF family protein — protein MKMLQMPLLVLAVLFSAQGFAATAQQEKMTSCNADATAKALKGDERKAFMSTCLKKSTPATQQEKMKTCNADASTKALKGDERKAFMSDCLKKK, from the coding sequence ATGAAGATGCTGCAAATGCCATTGCTGGTGTTGGCTGTGTTGTTCAGCGCGCAAGGATTCGCTGCTACCGCGCAACAGGAAAAGATGACGTCCTGTAATGCCGACGCCACCGCCAAGGCCCTCAAGGGTGATGAACGCAAAGCGTTCATGAGCACTTGCCTGAAGAAGAGCACGCCAGCCACCCAGCAGGAAAAGATGAAAACCTGCAATGCCGACGCCAGCACCAAGGCACTCAAGGGCGACGAGCGCAAAGCCTTCATGAGCGACTGCCTGAAGAAGAAATGA